The nucleotide window GCATAGGGAGAAAAGGTAATGAAATGTTCGTTCTCCATTACCAATCGCACATTATCTCTTATTTCCTGATGGACAATGTCACAAAAAACACACCTATCCTTGAAATTATAATAGCTTAAAGCACCTCTAAGTTCTTCCTTCACGCGTTTTGGAACAATGGGTGTGGCAATTAATTGAGAATGGGGATGGTCTAAGCTTGCCCCAGCACTACTGCGATGATTTCTAAAGACGAGTATATATTTGAATCGAGTATCCTTTTTCAAATCAATCATTCTCTCACGATAACACAAAAGCACCTTTTCAACATAATCAGTTTCTAAGTCTTCTAAACTTTTATGATGGTTTGGTGTTTCAATCACTATCTCATGTGCCCCTACGCCATTCATCATATCATATATTCCCTCACCCTGCCTATTTAACTCTCCTTCTATGCGTAATGCAGGGAATTTATTCGGAATAGTTCTCACCCACCAACCTGGTGTATTTGGTGCAGTGCCTCGTTCACGCAGACAAAGTATTTCCGGTGGAGTTAGTGCCTCGTTCCCTTCACAAAATGGACATCTTCCACTATTTATTGTGAATTCCCCTTCTGGGATATGAAAATCAGATGGTCGTTGTGCGCGCTCCGTCGCAATTATTACCCATCTACCAATAACCGGGTCTTTTCTTAACTCTGGCATTGTTTCCTCCTTTTTATTTCCTTTTTAATATATTTTTGAACACCCTTGATAAATTGTTGGGCATCATTTAACATATGCAGTGCCTTTTCTTTATCTGAGTTAAAAATCCTTACATCATCCCGTAACTTTTTAAAAGTAAGATATGGTTTAACATCTTTTTTATCAATAATCCCTGATTGCAAGAAATTTAACCCAAACTCTTCAATTGGCTGTGAATCAGTATCCGGTTCTATTTGTTTAGCGTAGAGTATGGCTCTGGCACTATGATAGACCGCATGATGCACCTTCATCATTGCCTCCGCATAATTCCCCATTTTCCACATCGTTGTGGCTAATTTTATCTTTTCTTCACCTACTTTTAATCTGACCAGAGCTTCTTCCCATAATTGTGAAGAATCCTCTCTCATCTCACTTTCTAATCCTTCCTTCCCATTTTAATTTAGTCTGCAATACTTCATAAAAACTTCTCTTTTTTGGCTTAACCAATTTTATTATCTGTTTGGCAGATGTTATCTCAATCTCATCTTGCGGATTAAGTTTCACTCCTTGTTGTCCATCAATAGTCAGCATAATCTCTTCCTCATCTGATTCTACAACAATAGTGATTTTAGAAAGATGAGGTATGACCATTGGTCGAACCGATAAGGTATGGGGACAGATAGGTGTAATGATAATTGTCTTCATTTCCGGGATAACAATAGGACCACCCGCAGATAATGAATAGGCGGTAGAACCTGTTGGTGTTGCCACAATTATCCCATCCCCTTGATATGTTGTCAGATATTCTGTATCAATCAGAACCTTTAAGGAAATAACCCGGGCTAAAGTCCCTTTGGTAATCACGACATCATTTAATGCCTGATAAGATAATT belongs to bacterium and includes:
- the galT gene encoding galactose-1-phosphate uridylyltransferase, whose translation is MPELRKDPVIGRWVIIATERAQRPSDFHIPEGEFTINSGRCPFCEGNEALTPPEILCLRERGTAPNTPGWWVRTIPNKFPALRIEGELNRQGEGIYDMMNGVGAHEIVIETPNHHKSLEDLETDYVEKVLLCYRERMIDLKKDTRFKYILVFRNHRSSAGASLDHPHSQLIATPIVPKRVKEELRGALSYYNFKDRCVFCDIVHQEIRDNVRLVMENEHFITFSPYASRFPYEICILPKTHCASYETIDKEQIPALAQILKISLLKLKKLLNDPPYNYIIHTTPFSLPGNLKDYHWHIEIIPRITHVAGFEWGTGFYINTVIPEDAAKNLREIEG
- a CDS encoding HEPN domain-containing protein, giving the protein MREDSSQLWEEALVRLKVGEEKIKLATTMWKMGNYAEAMMKVHHAVYHSARAILYAKQIEPDTDSQPIEEFGLNFLQSGIIDKKDVKPYLTFKKLRDDVRIFNSDKEKALHMLNDAQQFIKGVQKYIKKEIKRRKQCQS
- a CDS encoding NAD(+)/NADH kinase, which produces MINTIALFINPNRKEAPNVLEELRLWLLQEGKYNLLMEKTIARRLNQKDLGVSDATLKTADLVIALGGDGTMLHAVKVMGEKEIPIVGVNFGGLGFLTEITQQELYSSLKDVLKGKFTIEERMLLLAKVKKLSYQALNDVVITKGTLARVISLKVLIDTEYLTTYQGDGIIVATPTGSTAYSLSAGGPIVIPEMKTIIITPICPHTLSVRPMVIPHLSKITIVVESDEEEIMLTIDGQQGVKLNPQDEIEITSAKQIIKLVKPKKRSFYEVLQTKLKWEGRIRK